The following proteins come from a genomic window of Triticum aestivum cultivar Chinese Spring chromosome 6A, IWGSC CS RefSeq v2.1, whole genome shotgun sequence:
- the LOC123128834 gene encoding N-alpha-acetyltransferase 35, NatC auxiliary subunit isoform X1 has translation MEAGSSSPAGPAPGPPPSIPPSGDQGVWADVSPLIAAACADLQDGELVHGENFSLFAAMSALEIMDPKMDSGIERSGYYSIDEAIEDGIAPVPLSLDRTLDIQRTLDVIDHLFSCEATWHKGHTLAQTVFTCIYLMKMERISSHAVLNSFCRILRATCNSVISVVSTARTHEEEDLFTMSFGLPLNGEGDDKCLSVLNSVEETISRQLRACKSQALSKKKTLEEFESLQDNPELEEGYCRALLCRLRFRKHFHHVVTCMRKPQGRGLDLARKHVTSCLAELSLMLKSQEFLKSRSDITSQKGDESCTTASGCCPIGFDVSLNSRLLSPAPPRAVQILAWSDAIRYFEKLLHDLDIICALSLDPVLENVLHFIAQFQKSVPDLVPRAFLQTLLVQDGKLYGRDLFCDVISRALSLPDIIGDKEFQSNEFVVQLGQLVINLLKILCTNTAWQRRKLGKSLQDWSTISIQLELALKREFGETRNVLADENMCMRVSKQLLVWSQEHTYWIASRFLILGFELDLYSPSEYCMVYWYMHVVFIKLIEKMQLRILASNENSRRKGKKKKDHSKDSVRDTPFPPSCLLLQCYVLLSEGLSMLLAALRKESKSFQSPSIFNTEQERFMQHFDLLQKAQIPECITYYSFKEAAAQAYMADVMKYNFFKEIQKIIPSLKGSFASEPEKLAELRQIEQVAEHNRIALNIINHVGASDPKLRVSFEFTHHPHFAVAVVKRS, from the exons ATGGAGGCGGGCTCCTCCTCGCCCGCGGGCCCCGCGCCGGGGCCGCCGCCCTCCATACCCCCCTCCGGCGACCAGGGCGTCTGGGCCGACGTCTCGCCGCTCATCGCCGCCGCCTGCGCTG ATCTCCAAGATGGGGAACTTGTTCATGGGGAGAACTTCAGTTTGTTTGCCGCAATGTCTGCATTGGAA ATAATGGACCCTAAAATGGATTCCGGTATCGAGAGAAGTGGATATTATTCCATCGATGAAGCCATAGAAGATGGCATTGCCCCAGTTCCACTTAGTTTGGACAGAACACTTGACATTCAACGAACTCTTGATGTCATCGACCATCTTTTCTCATGTGAG GCAACCTGGCACAAGGGTCACACTCTAGCACAAACCGTCTTCACATGTATCTACCTTATGAAAATGGAGAGAATTTCATCGCATGCTGTCCTAAATAGCTTCTGCAGGATTTTGCGTGCTACTTGTAATTCTGTCATTTCTGTCGTTTCAACTGCCCGAACTCATGAG GAAGAAGACCTCTTTACAATGTCTTTTGGACTGCCTTTGAATGGTGAAGGTGATGATAAGTGCTTGTCAGTTCTGAACTCGGTTGAAGAGACAATATCTCGTCAATTGCGTGCATGTAAATCCCAAGCATTATCCAAGAAAAAAACACTAGAAG AGTTTGAATCACTGCAGGATAATCCTGAGCTGGAAGAGGGTTACTGCAGAGCCTTGTTGTGCAGATTACGTTTTCGTAAG CATTTTCACCATGTGGTTACGTGCATGAGGAAACCTCAAGGAAGAGGATTGGATTTGGCTCGCAAGCATGTTACGTCATGCTTGGCTGAGCTTAGTTTGATGCTGAAGTCCCAAGAGTTCCTTAAGTCTCGGTCTGACATTACATCGCAAAAAGGTGATGAAAGCTGCACCACTGCATCAGGTTGCTGCCCTATTGGCTTTGATGTCAGTCTGAATAGCAGACTTCTGAGTCCAGCACCACCGCGTGCTGTTCAAATACTCGCCTGGAGTGAT GCAATTAGGTACTTTGAGAAGCTTCTGCATGATCTAGATATCATTTGTGCTCTGTCGCTTGATCCCGTGCTTGAGAATGTTCTTCACTTCATTGCACAGTTCCAAAAATCTGTACCTGATTTGGTTCCTAGAGCATTTCTTCAG ACTTTATTGGTTCAAGATGGCAAACTTTATGGGCGAGACTTGTTTTGCGATGTAATTTCAAGGGCTTTGTCATTACCGGATATTATAGGAGATAAGGAATTCCAGTCGAATGAGTTTGTAGTGCAGCTAGGTCAG TTGGTTATCAACTTGCTTAAAATTCTCTGTACAAACACTGCATGGCAACGGCGCAAGCTTGGGAAGAGCTTGCAGGATTGGAGTACCATTTCCATACAG TTGGAGCTTGCATTGAAAAGAGAGTTCGGTGAAACTAGGAATGTCTTGGCCGATGAG AACATGTGCATGAGAGTATCAAAGCAACTACTTGTTTGGTCTCAAGAACATACATACTGGATTGCTTCTCGGTTTCTCATATTGGGTTTTGAGCTTGACCTCTATTCTCCGAGTGAATACTGTATGGTGTACTGGTATATGCATGTGGTGTTTATAAAGCTGATAGAGAAGATGCAGTTACGAATCCTTGCTAGCAACGAAAACT CGCGaagaaaagggaaaaagaagaaggatcATTCAAAGGACTCTGTACGAGACACACCATTTCCTCCTTCATGTTTATTGCTTCAGTGCTATGTTCTATTATCAGAAGGACTTTCAATG TTGCTGGCTGCCCTGAGGAAGGAAAGCAAGTCATTCCAGTCACCAAGTATCTTCAATACTGAACAAGAG AGATTCATGCAGCATTTCGATCTTCTCCAGAAAGCACAAATACCCGAGTGCATTACCTACTACAGTTTCAAGGAAGCGGCTGCCCAGGCATACATGGCA GACGTAATGAAATACAACTTTTTCAAGGAAATCCAGAAGATAATCCCCTCCTTGAAAGGTAGTTTTGCGAGCGAACCAGAAAAGCTTGCAGAGCTCCGCCAGATTGAACAGGTTGCCGAGCACAATAGGATAGCCCTAAACATCATCAACCACGTTGGTGCTAGCGATCCGAAACTGAGGGTTTCGTTTGAGTTTACGCACCACCCCCACTTTGCGGTCGCAGTTGTAAAGAGATCATAG
- the LOC123128834 gene encoding N-alpha-acetyltransferase 35, NatC auxiliary subunit isoform X2, with protein sequence MALPQFHLVWTEHLTFNELLMSSTIFSHATWHKGHTLAQTVFTCIYLMKMERISSHAVLNSFCRILRATCNSVISVVSTARTHEEEDLFTMSFGLPLNGEGDDKCLSVLNSVEETISRQLRACKSQALSKKKTLEEFESLQDNPELEEGYCRALLCRLRFRKHFHHVVTCMRKPQGRGLDLARKHVTSCLAELSLMLKSQEFLKSRSDITSQKGDESCTTASGCCPIGFDVSLNSRLLSPAPPRAVQILAWSDAIRYFEKLLHDLDIICALSLDPVLENVLHFIAQFQKSVPDLVPRAFLQTLLVQDGKLYGRDLFCDVISRALSLPDIIGDKEFQSNEFVVQLGQLVINLLKILCTNTAWQRRKLGKSLQDWSTISIQLELALKREFGETRNVLADENMCMRVSKQLLVWSQEHTYWIASRFLILGFELDLYSPSEYCMVYWYMHVVFIKLIEKMQLRILASNENSRRKGKKKKDHSKDSVRDTPFPPSCLLLQCYVLLSEGLSMLLAALRKESKSFQSPSIFNTEQERFMQHFDLLQKAQIPECITYYSFKEAAAQAYMADVMKYNFFKEIQKIIPSLKGSFASEPEKLAELRQIEQVAEHNRIALNIINHVGASDPKLRVSFEFTHHPHFAVAVVKRS encoded by the exons ATGGCATTGCCCCAGTTCCACTTAGTTTGGACAGAACACTTGACATTCAACGAACTCTTGATGTCATCGACCATCTTTTCTCAT GCAACCTGGCACAAGGGTCACACTCTAGCACAAACCGTCTTCACATGTATCTACCTTATGAAAATGGAGAGAATTTCATCGCATGCTGTCCTAAATAGCTTCTGCAGGATTTTGCGTGCTACTTGTAATTCTGTCATTTCTGTCGTTTCAACTGCCCGAACTCATGAG GAAGAAGACCTCTTTACAATGTCTTTTGGACTGCCTTTGAATGGTGAAGGTGATGATAAGTGCTTGTCAGTTCTGAACTCGGTTGAAGAGACAATATCTCGTCAATTGCGTGCATGTAAATCCCAAGCATTATCCAAGAAAAAAACACTAGAAG AGTTTGAATCACTGCAGGATAATCCTGAGCTGGAAGAGGGTTACTGCAGAGCCTTGTTGTGCAGATTACGTTTTCGTAAG CATTTTCACCATGTGGTTACGTGCATGAGGAAACCTCAAGGAAGAGGATTGGATTTGGCTCGCAAGCATGTTACGTCATGCTTGGCTGAGCTTAGTTTGATGCTGAAGTCCCAAGAGTTCCTTAAGTCTCGGTCTGACATTACATCGCAAAAAGGTGATGAAAGCTGCACCACTGCATCAGGTTGCTGCCCTATTGGCTTTGATGTCAGTCTGAATAGCAGACTTCTGAGTCCAGCACCACCGCGTGCTGTTCAAATACTCGCCTGGAGTGAT GCAATTAGGTACTTTGAGAAGCTTCTGCATGATCTAGATATCATTTGTGCTCTGTCGCTTGATCCCGTGCTTGAGAATGTTCTTCACTTCATTGCACAGTTCCAAAAATCTGTACCTGATTTGGTTCCTAGAGCATTTCTTCAG ACTTTATTGGTTCAAGATGGCAAACTTTATGGGCGAGACTTGTTTTGCGATGTAATTTCAAGGGCTTTGTCATTACCGGATATTATAGGAGATAAGGAATTCCAGTCGAATGAGTTTGTAGTGCAGCTAGGTCAG TTGGTTATCAACTTGCTTAAAATTCTCTGTACAAACACTGCATGGCAACGGCGCAAGCTTGGGAAGAGCTTGCAGGATTGGAGTACCATTTCCATACAG TTGGAGCTTGCATTGAAAAGAGAGTTCGGTGAAACTAGGAATGTCTTGGCCGATGAG AACATGTGCATGAGAGTATCAAAGCAACTACTTGTTTGGTCTCAAGAACATACATACTGGATTGCTTCTCGGTTTCTCATATTGGGTTTTGAGCTTGACCTCTATTCTCCGAGTGAATACTGTATGGTGTACTGGTATATGCATGTGGTGTTTATAAAGCTGATAGAGAAGATGCAGTTACGAATCCTTGCTAGCAACGAAAACT CGCGaagaaaagggaaaaagaagaaggatcATTCAAAGGACTCTGTACGAGACACACCATTTCCTCCTTCATGTTTATTGCTTCAGTGCTATGTTCTATTATCAGAAGGACTTTCAATG TTGCTGGCTGCCCTGAGGAAGGAAAGCAAGTCATTCCAGTCACCAAGTATCTTCAATACTGAACAAGAG AGATTCATGCAGCATTTCGATCTTCTCCAGAAAGCACAAATACCCGAGTGCATTACCTACTACAGTTTCAAGGAAGCGGCTGCCCAGGCATACATGGCA GACGTAATGAAATACAACTTTTTCAAGGAAATCCAGAAGATAATCCCCTCCTTGAAAGGTAGTTTTGCGAGCGAACCAGAAAAGCTTGCAGAGCTCCGCCAGATTGAACAGGTTGCCGAGCACAATAGGATAGCCCTAAACATCATCAACCACGTTGGTGCTAGCGATCCGAAACTGAGGGTTTCGTTTGAGTTTACGCACCACCCCCACTTTGCGGTCGCAGTTGTAAAGAGATCATAG